In Euphorbia lathyris chromosome 10, ddEupLath1.1, whole genome shotgun sequence, a single genomic region encodes these proteins:
- the LOC136208158 gene encoding uncharacterized protein At5g39865 → MGCSASRPSTFLQTKEDNNLASSSSSSLENTSSSSSSSYYSQTPPVVARAFSLQTPLVHHPPLRKGDSHHLVSLTSSTYGSLLLVKPKLTPPPPFQPQSLPKPTIQDKGESFSPDSVINTWELMDGLDDDLGFQMGNQSISKSTSFQHLGFDSCTAKNLNASFDYAKPNQIEKTPIPIPLSNSKPLWKHLSEESFLSNMDPNVVSSYRRALSSRQLGGNTKKESKTVGSKGSSPMKNKNGNFIMQNPDEKIVVYFTSLRGIRKTYEDCCAVRMILRGFRVPVDERDISMDSSYRKELQSMLKGKAMRLPEVFIRGKHVGGVEEIRELNEAGELGKLFEGFPVKDPKMVCECENCGDARFVPCFNCNGSRKVFDVELRRCSNCNENGLIRCPSCC, encoded by the coding sequence ATGGGTTGCTCTGCTTCAAGACCCTCTACCTTTCTTCAAACCAAGGAAGATAATAAcctagcttcttcttcttcttcttctttggagaacacttcatcttcttcttcatcttcttattATTCACAAACTCCTCCTGTTGttgctagggctttctctcttCAAACCcctcttgttcatcatcctcctTTAAGAAAAGGGGATTCTCATCATCTTGTTTCTCTTACTTCTTCCACTTATGGCTCTCTTCTCCTTGTTAAACCCAAGTtaactcctcctcctccttttcAGCCTCAGTCTCTGCCCAAACCTACAATCCAAGACAAAGGTGAGTCCTTTTCCCCTGATTCTGTCATCAACACTTGGGAACTTATGGATGGACTTGATGATGATTTGGGGTTTCAAATGGGTAATCAATCTATTTCAAAATCTACTTCTTTTCAGCATCTGGGTTTTGATTCTTGTACTGCTAAAAACCTCAATGCTTCTTTTGATTATGCGAAACCTAATCAAATAGAGAAAACCCCAATTCCAATTCCATTATCAAATTCAAAGCCACTCTGGAAGCATTTATCTGAGGAATCATTCCTCTCTAACATGGATCCCAATGTGGTTTCAAGCTACAGGCGGGCATTATCATCCAGGCAATTAGGGGGAAACACTAAAAAAGAGTCCAAAACTGTAGGATCAAAGGGATCTAGTCCTATGAAGAATAAAAATGGTAACTTTATTATGCAAAACCCAGATGAGAAAATAGTGGTCTATTTTACAAGTTTGAGAGGAATTAGAAAGACATATGAAGATTGTTGTGCAGTGAGAATGATATTAAGGGGGTTTAGGGTTCCAGTAGATGAAAGGGATATATCAATGGATTCATCATACAGAAAGGAATTGCAGAGTATGCTTAAAGGGAAAGCAATGAGGTTACCAGAGGTTTTTATAAGGGGAAAACATGTTGGTGGAGTGGAGGAAATTAGGGAATTAAATGAAGCTGGTGAATTAGGGAAATTGTTTGAAGGTTTTCCTGTTAAAGATCCAAAAATGGTGTGTGAATGTGAGAATTGTGGAGATGCAAGATTTGTTCCTTGTTTTAATTGCAATGGAAGTAGGAAAGTTTTTGATGTTGAGCTTAGAAGATGTTCTAATTGCAATGAAAATGGACTGATTCGTTGCCCTAGTTGCTGCTGA